The following DNA comes from Serpentinimonas raichei.
CGCTCGACGCCGCCACCGAGGCGCTGGCCGAGGGCTGTGAAGAATTTGCCGCCCGTCGCATGAACCGCAGCATTGCCACCGCCTTGGCCGGGCAACATATCAACCAGTTTTAAGCCGCCATGCCAACCCTCACCGTATTGCCCCACCCCGAACTCTGCCCCGAAGGGCGCACGCTCGAGGGCCTCAGCGGCAGCACCCTGTGCGAGGCGCTGCTCGACCACGGCGTGGCCATCGAGCACGCCTGCGACATGAGCTGCGCCTGCACCACCTGCCACGTGATCGTGCGCCAGGGCTTTGCCACCCTAGAGCCGGCCAGCGAAGAAGAAGAAGACCTGCTCGACAAAGCCTGGGGCGTCAAGCCGCAGTCGCGCCTGAGCTGCCAGGTGCGGCTGGCTCGGCAGGATTTGACGGTCGAGATTCCGCGCTACACCATCAACCACGCGCGCGAAAACCACTGACAGCCCAAGGGCCGCCCCATGCGCCAAATCGTCCTCGACACCGAAACCACCGGCCTGTCGCCCGCCAATGGCGACCGCATCATCGAAATCGGCTGCATCGAACTGCTCGGGCGCAAGCCCAGCGGCAACAACCGCCACTACTACCTCAACCCCGAGCGCGAAATCCACGCCGAGGCGCAGCGCGTACACGGCCTGTCGCTCGAATTTTTGGCCGACAAGCCCAAGTTTGCCCAAGTCGCCGCCGATTTGCTCGACTACCTGGCCGGGGCCGAGCTGATCATCCACAACGCCCCCTTCGATATCGGCTTTCTGGATGCCGAATGGCAGCGCCTGGGCCACGGCCCCACGCGCCAACTGGCCGGCGGCGTGATCGACACCCTGCTCATGGCCAAGGAAATGTACCCGGGCAAGCGCAACGGACTCGACGCCCTGTGCGAGCGGCTCGGGGTCGACAACTCCAGCCGCACCCGGCACGGCGCGCTGCTCGACGCCGAGCTGCTGGCCGAGGTCTATATCTGTCTCACACGCGGGCAGGATTCGCTGCTGATGGAGCTCGACATCGGCCCCTCAGGCAGCGGCCACTCCGACGGCTCCAGTCTAGGCCTAGGCCAAGGCCAAAGCGCATCGGCCAGCGACTGGTCGCATCTGGCCATCCCGCTGCTGCAAGCCAACCCGCAAGAACGGCAAGCCCACGAAGCGCTGCTGCTCGAACTCGACCAAGCCAGCAAGGGCAAAACCCTGTGGCGCAAGCTGCAGCCCATGCCAGCCTGAGGGCGCAAATTTTTGCAGCGCCGCTGCGGCGCCCCCGCGCGTGGCCGCGAAAAGTCGGGCTATAATTCAGGGCTAGATGGGTGATTAGCTCAGTGGTAGAGCACTGCCTTCACACGGCAGGGGTCGCAGGTTCAAACCCTGCATCACCCACCATCGGCACATGCGCACAACCCCCGGCAGTTTTCTGTGCGGGGGTTTTGATTTTTTAGCGCCAATCCAGCCCATGAAAAAAGCCGCCCAGTGCATGCACCAAGCGGCTTTTAAAGAGGGAATGGTCGGAGCGGCGGGATTCGAACTCGCGACCCTCTGCTCCCAAAGCAGAT
Coding sequences within:
- the fdx gene encoding ISC system 2Fe-2S type ferredoxin, encoding MPTLTVLPHPELCPEGRTLEGLSGSTLCEALLDHGVAIEHACDMSCACTTCHVIVRQGFATLEPASEEEEDLLDKAWGVKPQSRLSCQVRLARQDLTVEIPRYTINHARENH
- the dnaQ gene encoding DNA polymerase III subunit epsilon encodes the protein MRQIVLDTETTGLSPANGDRIIEIGCIELLGRKPSGNNRHYYLNPEREIHAEAQRVHGLSLEFLADKPKFAQVAADLLDYLAGAELIIHNAPFDIGFLDAEWQRLGHGPTRQLAGGVIDTLLMAKEMYPGKRNGLDALCERLGVDNSSRTRHGALLDAELLAEVYICLTRGQDSLLMELDIGPSGSGHSDGSSLGLGQGQSASASDWSHLAIPLLQANPQERQAHEALLLELDQASKGKTLWRKLQPMPA